The genomic stretch CGAGCCTGGCACAAGGGAAGCACATGGTACGTGTGAACTTTTGTTTCGTGTGCTCCTGGCGTGGCTCCAAGAAACCACATAGATTAGGACCAGCTATGCCAGGAACCACGATCGGGGTTCACTCCTTCCGTGCCACGTTACTCCTTGCGAAGGAGAAAACAAGAAGCGGAGGGAGGTTAAGTGCATTGTTCAAGGTCAGGCAGCCCAGAAGTGcccagaagtgtgtgtgtgtgtgtgtgtgtgtgtgtgtgtgtgtgtgtggtcatggCAGTCACTCGTTGATTCGACAGTTACTCacggagcacctactatgtgccggcaTCGTTCTCGCTCGTAGAGCTACAGCAGTGAATGAACCATACAGACAGATGCCTTCCTTCGTGCAGATTTTTAGAGGGGAGACAGACAAACCCACGGGCTGGAGCAGAGTTTCCCTCTTGGAGGAACTACAAGGAAGACGGCATGGCCGGAAGGGCAGAGAGGTCGCGGGCAGATCCCCGGAGCCTCCTGAGATGACTGGGACCAGGGTAAGAGTGATGGAGGGGGGACAATtggctatattttaaatataggagCAACATCACTCGTGGACTGGTGGGCTAGGGGAGCGTGTGTGAAACAGTGCAGCGAGACCCATGGTTTAGGGCAGAGCCGCTGGAAGCCTGGGGTTGTCATTTCCGGAGCTGGGAAGGaccaggaggaaggaggcagcctGGGTCCACCGGCACCTgtcccaggccccgcccctccccttcttatcccctctcccctccgcatccccttctcctccttccctccttccccacacatcccctcctctcccccctttcctctccccttcctgccgCCTCACCCTTCTCCCttcagctccctccctctctctccttcccctcctccctctccctttccacacttctctcttctccttccctccctctatTCTGTaactctccccctcctcctctccccctccccctccgctcccCAGGCAGGAGGAACCTACCTTTTGGTACCAGTGCTTGACCAGACGGATGAGGCTTTTCACCTTGGTTGGACGCTGCCTCAGGAAGTCTCGCTGCAGCTCCGTGAAGCAGGGGGAGaactccccctctctccccaggtcCTGGCACTCTTCGATTAGCTCCATGTAGACTCGAGGGTTAGGTCTGCCGCTATTGGTCCACTGACCTGTTAGGGACAAATCCGTAACTTGAAGATGTCAGCGCTTCTCTGAGTTTCTTCCAGCTGCTCAGGGGTGACAAGCTTGCTGGCCGTGGGGTGCAGCTGAAGGGGCAGCAGGCCCAGAGCCAGGGGGGCATGGAGTCTTTCCCcagccttccctgctcccagctccCCTGCTGTCACCCCGTCCAGGCCGCCATGACCCCTCTCTCCCACCAGGACTTCGGGTAGCCGCCTCCTCACTGTTTTCTCCACAGCCTGTTCTCGACCCGGCACCCAGAGAGAGGCCTTTCGAAACCTGGTCCCACGGCCTCTTGCTTCCCACAACATCTGGAATAAAGGGTCCCCACAATGGCCTATGAAATGGGATGGGATCTGTGTCCTGCCACCTCTCCCATCTCGCCTCCTACCTCGCTCCCTTGCCACGGACGCCACGTggccttttttcccttcctcaagTATGCCAAGCTCGttcctgtctcagggcctttgcacacgcGGCTTCCTCTTATTGGAACCCCCAGATCTTCCTGTGGTGGGCTCCTTCCCATCCCTTGGGCctcagctcagatgtcacctcctcgggggggggggccCTCCGTCATCACTCCATCCAAAAGAGCCCTCCACCCTCCATCGCTCTGCACTGTATCAATCCCGTTAGGTTTTTGTCACAGCAGGTTTCTGGTTTCTGTACTTATCGTCAAGCACCAGGAGAGACGGTCCTTGTTTGGCTCATTCATGGCCGTAGAGCAGGGCCTGGTCCACAGCAGGGGCTCAGTGGGTAATCTGTGCTTATCGTTGTTGATGGGACATCTCCGTCCTCTGGTCTTACCTCTCTTCCGATCTATTTTCCACACCACAGTTGGGCTGTCTTTCTAAAACGTAAATCTGACCCTGCTTGAAACCCTTCCACAGCTATCCATTGTGTTCAGGAGAAATCCATGGCCAGGCTGCAGGCGTCTCAGGATCAGCTCACTCCCTCCTCGccctccgcccccaccctccGTTCATCCTCAGTGTCCTGCAGTTCCCCCAACACATCCTGATTTTCTACAGGCCTTGGCTTGCACTGGCTCCTCTGCCTGGCTcgtccttcctccccttctctctccccctcttatTTTTTGTAGCCAATGGGGTGCCAGCACCCAACGCCCGGACATGGCAACAAGGAAAGATTCCCAAACTTTCTCACTTCCTGGTGCTTTCAGCGTTTCGGTATTATTCTCACGGGCCCCCTAtgccaaaaaagcaaaaacaaaaacaaaagcaaaaaacaaaaaaccaaccaaccaaacaaacaaacaaaacccaaacaacaaccacaaaacccACCCCATTTCCATGTACGTAGTTCAGCACAACGGAACAGCAGTAGCTGGTGTGGTGTCTGATAGCGGTCACGGTGTTTCCctccaaaatttaaaatctaaactATTCCGTGTGCCCTGTGAGTTATTTCACTGTGGCACCCTGGGGTGCCTCGGGACACAGTTGGGGAACTGACATTTTTGAacacctcctatgtgccaggccctgtaaGAGCTTAATGTAGATGATCATTTAATACTCAGAGCAAGAGCACGACCGAGGTGGCCGGGTTTAACCAGTTTTCCTAACGGGGAAATCAAGCCTCTGAGAGGCGATGCTTCCTGTCCAAATGTTTCTGCAGATTATCTAGAAGTTCCAACCCTCGGCATAAGTTTAGTGAGGCCTCCTGGTGGTTGGGGTAAAAGACGCAATTCACCTATCAGCTCCCTGGCGGATCTGTGCTGCCTCATTTTCAGAAAGAGGAGTCTCAAGGAGAAGCAGCCCGCCCGACGGGAGCCCCCTGAGAAATGTCTTGCCCCCAAATTGCGCCCGCTTGGCCGTCTCAGGTCACTCCCGTGGCTGGTTATGACCTCATTCATTCTGAGATCTCCTCCCCACTTTGACGGGATGCCCCGTCATGGTAAGACTCTCCAATTGCGGGAAATTTCTGCTCAGAAATATGAAAAGAGACAGAAGCTTTGACCCAGGACAGAGGCggaaagcgtgtgtgtgtgtgtgtgtgtgtgtgtgtgtgtgtgtgtgcttaccCAGGACGTCAAAGGCGGGCAGTACGTCAAACTCCACCCCTTCGTGGAGATGGGGGTGCATGAGCGTAAAGCTGAGGGCTCGGGGCTTCTCCCACTGCAGACTCCCGACCTCAAACTCCACTTCAAAGGTTTCTTCTCTTTGACAGGCTTCCAGCTGCCTCTTAATTTCCCGGATGAACGTTCCTCGATTGTCAAGCTGGTCCTGAAAACTCCCGAGGTTGTTAAGAAAGACCACAAGGTCGGCATCTGATCGGCCTCTGAGGGACGTGCCTTTGCCTGAAGAGCCACCCTAAAACAGATGAGGAGAATGCGAACTCACAGTTATTGAGACGAGCCTCCCTATATAAAGTGCTGAGGACCATCACTAACATTCTCGAGTCTCAGCCTCTGTGCTGAGGGCATCAGCAGTCTTAGCTCCCATAACGCTCACAGGACTCTATGACTCCCATAGTCTTGTTAGCAgctcccactttacagatggggcaAAAAGTGCTCAGAGAGGGGATACAGCAGCCCAGCCTCCGAGCGACAGGTGGCAGAGTGCAATTCGAACCCTGGCTGTCTTGTTCCAGCGTCTGTGTTCTTTACTCCCCAACCTTTACTGTCTTATACAGGTTAGGTTCTGTAGTCTGGCCCATGCTGCATGGTTTACGTACGTCACAGAATTTGCAGAGCCCTGTCAGGCACTGGGAGTTACGCAGGAGGAAGCTGAAGCACCGAGAGGTGAAGCGACTCGCTCCAAGTTTCACAGCCGGCAGGTGCTATCTGCTTCCGAAACTTAGACTCTTACCCAGCCCATGATACCACAGAAATGGTGGGTCCCATGGTGGATGGggggaaagggaaccctcatacactgttggtgggaatggaaattggtgcagccactggggaaGACGGGATggagctcctcaaaaaattaaaaatagagctgccttatgatccagtaatcccactattgggtatttacccaaagaaaatgaaaacactaatttaagaAGATACAGGCAATCCTATGTTTATCGCagtattatttattatagccaagatatggaagcagccgagagtccatccatagatgaatggataaagaagatatggtgtgtacacacacacacggacacgcacacgcacgcgcacacgcacacacacagaggaatattctccagccataaaaagaatgacaccttgccattcacaacaacatggatggatctagaaggtataacgctaagcaaaataagtcagagaaagacaaataccgtatgatttcactcatacgtggaatctaaacaaacaaaaccagacactcaaatacagagaacaaactggtggttgccagaggggaggtggggggtggggggtgagtgaCATAAATAAAGGGGGTTAAGAAGTtcaaacttccagtcataaactaagtcacggagatgaaaagAACAGCATAGGGAGTAGAGTCAATGGTGACTGCGTTCACCATAAAGAGCCCTGAGTGATgcatagaattgtcgaatcaatACGCTgtaaacctggggcgcctgggcggcgcagtccttaagcgtctgccttcggctcagggcgtgatcctggcgttctgggatcgagccccacatcaggctcctctgctatgagcctgcttctttctctcccactccccctgcttgtgttccctctctcgctggctgtctctatctctgtcaaataaataaataaaatctttaaaaaaaaaatacactgtaaaCCTGAAACGAATGTCGCACGGTATGTTAATGACACtcagtaagaaaaaagaactcTAGTGCGTCAGGGAAGCTGAAAAGCCGAGCCGCGGTGGAGACAGCTGGTGCCGGACCCCCTTTCAGCAATGCCCGGCTCTGTTCTCGCGGCGTATATACTTCCCGGGAGGCAACACCTAAACTCTGTAGCCACACAAAGCCATCGGAATAACATTTAGTTGTCACTGGCTGGAGAGGGGCTCTGGAAGCCattttgtccaaaaaaaaaaaaaaaaaaaaacaaaaaaaaccccagaaacaaGCCCCCGGGGATGTAGAGTCTTAAATAGCTTGTGATTTGGCAGAACTTGTGAGTCCCCAGCCTGGCTGTTCATTAGCAAATTATTTACTAGAGGcgggcctcagttttcctgtctcTGAAATGGACGTGGCCGAGGACGGTGGTTGATAAACTCCAGCCAGGGCTTTTATTTAAAAGCTACAGATGTAGGGCCTCACCCCAGAATCTATTCTAACAAGGtatggttagatttttttttggggggggtatgGATATGTCAGAAACCACCAGCCCCAAAGACCTTacccctttgctctctctctgtctctgcggGACCTCTTGCCCATCCAGCCACCCCTTCCCCAGGCAGGGAGGCTTGGGCTTACCTTGACCACCTTGGACACCCGCACAGGGTGGGGGGCACCTTGGAAACACCTCTCCTTCAGGAAAGTGGAGATGATATGCACGGCTTCCTTGATCTGCCTGCGGAAATGTGTGTCTGGCAGGAGATGGGTTTCAATGAACTTGTCCAGGTACTTGGCCGGGACCTCTTCCAGCTCCCCCATGATtctgggggcagggacaggagagcCTGTGGCCGAAGCGCTGGCTGCAGGGAACTGTAGCCTCCGCCGGTCCTGCCCCTGAGTCAGTCAGTTTCGTTTCCGTGGAAGGGAGGAGTTTAGCGTGGCAAACACTCCTGGGAGCTCCATCCAGGACTTTCTACGCTCGCGTCCTTTCTGCAGCAGCCTAGAACATCAGGCTGGACTCTGAAACTGTtgcgcttttttttttaaaaaaagattttattcatttatttattcattagagagagagtgcgggcATGCGTGAGCGTGAGTGtgagctggggggcggggcagttggagagggagactccccgctgagcagggagccccgcagggtggattccaggactctgcgatcatgacctgagcctgaccctgaaggcagacactcaacccacggagccacccaggcacccctgaaactgTTGCTTTTTAACCCATACTAGTTAGGAGAAGTTGTCACTAAAAACCCATTTGTGGTTTCCTGCTTCACCCAGGAGAAATCGTCATTAGAAATGGATTTGTGGTTTCCCACTTcgtctttttttattgctgacaAAACTGTTTTATCATTTCCTATGATTTTTACAGCAACATATGCCCATTGTAAAGtggaaaagaagtcagaaaagcaGGAAGCATAAAGACCATCGTAATTCTAAAACTCAAACACGGCCACTGTAAACACTTTAGTATAGATCCTTTCAGATGTTTTTCTgggttaacacacacacacacacacacacacacacacacacagagttgttttttttttgttttttttttaagcatcacgctatatatatttttcctttcgaCTAAAAGGCTTTATTTCTtacagcagttttaggtttagagaaagaacagagctCCTGTACCAGCGCTCCGACCGTCTGAAGGGATAACTTGCCTCCAGCTTCTGCACTCCTCGCTTGCTGACATAAGTCCCTTGGTCTGGAGCAGAACGGACTGGCCCTGAGATTTGCAGACCCCTGGTCTCTAGGAGAGAAGGACCAAACTATCCCAGGGCATAAGGCTTGACCACATTCAAAAACAGCTGCCATGATACCAGCCAGCCTGTTCGGGGTTGTCGAGAGGAGACTAGCCACCGGCTTCTCCTGCCCGCagcccccctccctttccccgtGCCTTCCCCGTGAAAGCCCCCCAGCTCCTCCTGGACAGGGAAGATGGTCAATCAGTCCGCCATCTGCCCAGGTTGCCAGGTCCCCGAATAGAGCAACCCTTCCTTTCCCACCATCTGTGTCTCTCGAGGACTGATTTTTGAGGGGTGAGCAGCGGAACCTGGGTTCGGAACCGGGTCTGGGTCAGGTAACACTCCCGTACTTCCCACCTCTGCTTCTACGCCTGCTTTCCCACTGTTCACACTGGTGTGGTACTGTTGCTACAACCGATGAGTTGGTGCGATACGTTGTTATGAACTCAAGTGCAGAGGCGACACACATTACGGTTCACGCTGCATAATGTCGCGTGTCCACCCTCGTGAAATGATGCAGAACCGTTTCTCAAAACACCCTTGCCCCACATATTCATCCCTCCCTGTGtagatcttccttcttttctaactTATGCATTCAGTGCTACAAAGTTCCTTCCGAGCATTGCTTTCACTACACCCCATGCATTTTAActggttgtttttttattttcgtttagcacagaatattttattttttaaaagattttatttatttatttatttatttatttgaggggggaggggacagagggagagaatctcaagcagactcctcgctcaCTGTGGATCCCGATAagggggctcgatcctaggaccctgaggtcatgacctgagccgaaaccaagaggtggaggcccaaccgactgagccacctgggcgccctaGCACAGACCATTTCAAAGTTTCCTTTGAGACTACTTTGACCCATGTGTCCGAAGTGTTGTTGAATGTCCAAAGACTTTggaattttccagatatcttttattgatttctcattGAACTCCACTGTGGTAGAGAGCATACTCGGTATGACATCTATGCTTTGGTATTTGCTAAGGGTGTGTGTTTTGTGGCCTCGGAATATGGTGTAGCTTGGTGGGTGTTCCATGGGGCTTGAGGAGTTTGTCTTCTGTTCCGGTTGGACGATGTAGTCTAGAAATGCCAATTAGCTATCTTTCTTAACCACCCTTCTTTGAACCGGCTCAGTGATTCACCGCCACTCCCCACTCCTTCTGTACAACATGTTGGCCTATGCCAAAGGCAAAAGGTAACCACGAAGGGGCTGGACTTCCCCCTACGTGACATGCACTTTGCTTACCGGTTGGACTGTATGTGTTTCAAAGATTCTGTCTGCTCTCAAATGCTTTTTGGCCATTGTATTCGTTCATGACATGTATACTGTGAACCCACGTAACACCTCTGAACGTGAGAGACTCCCACTTTGGGGGACTAACACTTCACCCTGGTTTTTGAAACAGGAGCTGCTGAGCACAGGGCAGCTGCAGCCGTCCACATTCTGGATTAAAACCGGACACTCTGCAAAAGGTGTTTTCCTAGTAACTGACCCGATGGATGGTACCGTGTAATTGCACCTTCCAATCACAATTCTGGAAAACGACTCTGTACATTTCCTAATACTTGCACAATTTGCTAATAAAGACTCGTGGCTCTCACTCCTCCAGGGGCCTGCCCTCAGCAAAAAGTCTAGGTCTTTACTGAACAATTGGGAAATTAAGGCACATTTGTGGGTCCCAGCAACCAAGTTCGAGAATCGTGATACTCTGATGTCCTAAATACGGAGTTGTAGACAAAGCGACTTGGTCACAGAGCAAGTTTGGGCCAGGGCCAAGCTAGCTATAAACTGCGCCGTGCGTGCATGGTGACTTGTTTCCGAGGTGCTCAAATGTACTATTTAACCTTGTTAGGCCAACGCCCTTGGCAAACCCGTTTCAGCGGAGGAGGGGCCGGCCCAGTAGATTCCAGACCACCAAGCATTTTAATCCACTTGGCCACCTACCTAGATGGCACTGACTTCACCAGGCACCCCCGGCCCCTTGGCCTCCCCCTTTCCTGGGCCCACCTTCAACAGCCCTCGTGGGATACCAGACCTTGGCAAGTTGGTCTCATCTCTTGGAACTATTTCTTGTtgttctcattttccagatgaggaaactgagtctcagagaagtgaGGTTGAGTATCTAGAAAGTGCCGGTCAGGATTTGAACGCTGAACTGATCACAAAACTGGAGTGCTTTTTTATTGTCAGGTGCTTTCGACCACACCATATTGCCACTTGCCTGGTGCTTTATTTCAGTGAGGGAGAAAAAGATCACTAGCCAAGTCAGGCGTACCCATATTTATGAAAACTCTCCTCATGTATATTCATCTTGGCTTCTTTGGCATGGCCACATGCCTGGGGAGGGAGATCAaccattttagagatggaaatTAGCTTTCTTTTCAACTGCCCACGACTGACTGGGGGTGCCTGCCTAGAatgctgtgttgagaaggatcCGGAGGCTGCTAGCAGGCTCTGTGGGGAAGATGCCatattgattagtgatgtctggtATGAGTGCAGGGAgagattagtgatgtctgccccGAGCACAGGGCCACCAGTGTCTCCTGCCGCTGCTGGAGGGGGCTGCATGGCTCTAACTGGTACCTCTTTCCACCTGCTGGCAGCTGGCTAAACTGTAGGAAACACAGATGGACTTTAGGGCAGTTGGCAAAGTCATGAGGGAGGTGGGAAGCACAAGGCATCAACCAGGAAATATGTTCAAATATACACCTTGTCCCTAGGGTACAGAgtccgggggcgggggtggcagggagagcacgggtagtttgaaaagaaaatctcCCCAGGTGACTCTAATATGCCTATTTCTTCCCCAAGACTAAGAACCACCCTTTTGGGGATAAAAAAAAGATCTTGTCTCTACCTTGGGCATCTGGTGGACGGAACTGATGGTTCCTTCTGGGTAGTAACCAACATTCCTGATAAATTGCTTAAACATTTTTGGGATAGATCATGGCGGGATTAAGAATCCCCCTGGGAAGTTAGTTCCCTCCTCGGCTCACGTTCGGGACTGTTGAGGGCCACCTGTGAAGACTCCTTGCAGGATAGAAGGTGCTAGATCATAAAGGGGGCCTTGATGATCTATGATATTATTAATCAGCGTGTTAAGGACATTGCACCAGGAGTCCAGTGAAACAGCTCCTTTCCTGGCATTGCTGCTGGGAGCCGTTGGCCGCGTCATTCCCTTCCCTGGGCTTTGGGTTATTCCTCTATGAGATAAATGAGTTGATTGAACTAGGCCCTGGCTCAACTCTGTGGTCTCTTTGAGCCTTGACATTGTCAAATTCCACAGCACCCGGGACTCTTCCCCAAGGTTGGGATAGAAGGGAGAAGAGGATAGGTGGGCACCAGCAAAAAGCGTTCTTCTAACAGGGTGTGGATTCGGCCAGCATGGCCAGAGACCACATCTGCCTTGCCCACTGCCGCATCCCCAAGGGCCGGGACGGAGCAGATGCTCATTAGCACGGACTCTCCGAACCGCATCGCGTATCCTGAGGGGGAGGAAGCACTTCcaaaaaccagaaaggaaaaacCCAGGCCCCCAGTTTTTCCTGGATAGTCCTACTTTATTTTTGGCTACATCATCACAAAGAAAGGCAGGGGGCGGTTCTGCATGCACTGGAGGGCGTGTGCTCTAGGCAGGGAGGTGGTTACATTTGTCAGGGACAGCGTGTGCCCAGACCGGGGACACCGTGAGCTCGCTGCATGCTGATTCCAGCGCCAATACCAGCGTCAGGCTTGAGCAATGCAGCCAGCATGCTCTCTCCTAGGGGCAAAcagtggggagcaggtgggctgAGAGTGGGCGCCACGGGGACTGGCGGAGGGACAGGGTCAGGGGGCAAGATGGCGGCCAGGAAGTCATCGGCCATCTTGGGGAAAGAGAAGAGCTTGATGTTTAGAAGGTTATTGAAGGCAAGAAATCAGAGTCTTCCGATGAATTGCGCAGGGAGCTGAGGTGGAGGCATTGATTGGGACAAGTTAAAAGGTTTGGAGAAAGTGAGAGCTTGAGTGTCCATCTGACGACGTCTATGGACGCCAGGCTGTCAGACAGAGGGAGGTGATTTTCGAGGGGGAGGACAATGGAAACCGGGAAAAAACAAGCCTTTCTCGTGGGGCAGTGACAATGACCTGACCCCAGCCTCATATTTGTAACGTACATTCTCAtcaccttttcctcctctttattattattttttaattttttaggaagaaAGACTGAATGATTCGTGATGGAACCATGGCCTTTGGCGTCAGGATCTGTCACTCTCTGAAGCTACAGATTCGTGATGGTATTTTATTCTCTCGATGATTTGGTGAAGAGGGTGCAAGAGATAGAGAGATTGGGGCAGAGCCACAGACAGAGAGATTCAAGGCGATCGTGAGTGAGAGACAGGACTCCagagagcagagaagcagagagtcGAAGACGGCCGGGACGGAGCGGTGCGTTCACTTAActaagagcagagggagggggaaggctgGGGGCTTTGGAgagcccccccccaaccccagagcTCTGGTTTCTAAATGCCTTTTGCACCTCCTTGGGGAGCCCAGGGGCTGAGGAAGCCCTCTACTCGGTCTACACAGCTGGCGAGAGGCCGTCGTGCCCCGGGGCAGCGCCAGCAGCTGGCCCAGCTGGGGGAcacctggctctgccaccaggAGATGTGGACGGTGTTGAGAAGCACGGTCCTAACCGGAACTTCAGGGTGGGGCCAGTTTGAGTTTGCTGgtcaagcgggggagggggtgaggctgGGTTAAGGTATTTTTTGCTGTTGCTATTTTACCCTcttagagggaaaggagaaggggagagagatggacagggagggagaagtgtGAGGAGCTCAGAAAGAGAGTCTGATGGGGTGTAGGGttagggagaaggggagggaagggcggGAGATGGGGGCGCTAGAGAAAGGGTGTTGGGTTTTATTAGGAAGCAACTAGATGGCATCCTGAAAGAGGGGGCTACTAAGCCCCTTTGTGTGTTCTGCGTGTCCACGTCTGGATGCATTTGGGGCCAGGAGGGTGCGTTCCTAGTCACCGGGGAGTTTAAACACGGTGGTCTCTTTTCCGGGCAATTGGGGGGTATGGtgtggaggggcagtgggggcctGGATGCTCTATTTCCTCCCCAGTGCTGGTCCTCACAGCCTTGTTCCGGTCTGCTGACAGCTGAGGGTATATGCAGACACGACACAGGAAAcgcaaattgtgtgtgtgtgtgtgtgtgtgtgtgtgtgtgtgtgtgtgttcaaggccTGGAGGGTCTAAAAACAGTCCTAAATGATGAAGAACCTTTGCAGTTTACCCAGAGAGGCTGTTAAACTAAAGCCTCCTTGTAAAAATCTCCgcatccctctccctcctgctctacCCTAGAGGGACCAGAGAGGGGCTGCAGTCAGGGCCCGCACCACAGCATCGCAGACGGAGGAGAAAGGTCTTTGGCAGCAGTGCCCAAGGTCAGGGGGCACCTCAAaggcaggcacagggagggagagggtgggggaggcagagagaagagagaccagAGTGCGAAGGGCAGCTGGGTCAGGCTGGCGGGTGACCTGGCACGGGGTGGGGCATGGAGCCGGAGACCTGGGGGCCCATCCTAATCGCTCGACACATGGTTCTCGTTCTGTAGCTGGTGCCAGCGCTCAATCTTCTTGTCCTTGTTTTTCAGACACTCGTACCAGTGTTTTAAGCGTTCTCCCTTGGCCGAGATCCCCAGCTGGCAGCCTCCTGGAGGGCAAGATGGGGAGTCAGAGGCAGGCGGTCAGAGTGGAGGGGACGCATGGGACTCTCACTCTGGACCCAAATGTCTAGTTGGGAAAAACTGCCACCAAGCAGTGACCCCTCCCTCACCCTGGGATCCTTCTCTATGGAGGGCTGTTGTTACGATG from Ursus arctos isolate Adak ecotype North America unplaced genomic scaffold, UrsArc2.0 scaffold_34, whole genome shotgun sequence encodes the following:
- the OAS1 gene encoding 2'-5'-oligoadenylate synthase 1, which translates into the protein MGELEEVPAKYLDKFIETHLLPDTHFRRQIKEAVHIISTFLKERCFQGAPHPVRVSKVVKGGSSGKGTSLRGRSDADLVVFLNNLGSFQDQLDNRGTFIREIKRQLEACQREETFEVEFEVGSLQWEKPRALSFTLMHPHLHEGVEFDVLPAFDVLGQWTNSGRPNPRVYMELIEECQDLGREGEFSPCFTELQRDFLRQRPTKVKSLIRLVKHWYQKCKQQLGKPLPQQYALELLAVYAWERGSGQTEFSTAQGFRTVLQLVLNYQQLCIYWTKYYNFEHPIIGQYLRMQLAKPRPVILDPADPTGNVAGGDSHSWWRLAEEARDWLHYPCFQKGDGSPVGSWNVPLEEDSEDDWFTCEHRVPQFQGTGWHPVPAGRSLSTGMTPATAQREDDWMCAIL